One region of Priestia megaterium genomic DNA includes:
- a CDS encoding DUF3817 domain-containing protein, whose protein sequence is MVLTSPIGRLRLVGILEGISFLLLLGIAMPLKYAAGIPEAVSVVGAAHGALFVLYALAVVHVKFAHKWSIGRSLFAFLMSVIPFGPFILERQLKKEQ, encoded by the coding sequence ATGGTTCTTACATCACCAATCGGTCGCCTGCGCTTAGTAGGAATTTTAGAAGGAATTTCATTTTTACTGCTGCTGGGCATTGCTATGCCGCTAAAATATGCAGCAGGCATACCCGAAGCTGTATCAGTTGTAGGCGCAGCACACGGTGCACTTTTTGTGCTGTATGCTCTTGCAGTCGTTCATGTAAAATTCGCTCATAAATGGTCAATCGGCCGCTCTTTATTTGCATTTCTTATGTCGGTTATTCCGTTTGGTCCTTTTATTTTAGAGCGCCAGCTGAAAAAAGAACAGTAA
- the qoxC gene encoding cytochrome aa3 quinol oxidase subunit III — translation MAGHLDKSLPLEYQEEQSRLNILGFWIFLGAEIALFSTLFVTYLTYHTRTAGGPTAEELFVVKDFMIETLLLLFSSFTMGIAIFKMRNNDLKGLLVWFVITLVLGGGFLFYEIREFYMYAVHEGATMQTSAFLSGFFTLLGTHGLHVTVGVFWAISIIIQLVRRGLTPVTARKVFIIGLYWHFLDVVWIFIFTLVYLNGLVG, via the coding sequence ATGGCAGGACATTTAGATAAATCATTGCCGTTAGAATACCAAGAAGAACAAAGTCGCCTGAATATCCTTGGATTCTGGATTTTCTTAGGTGCCGAGATCGCGTTGTTCTCTACGCTGTTCGTAACGTACTTAACGTACCATACACGTACAGCGGGTGGCCCTACTGCAGAAGAACTGTTCGTTGTTAAAGATTTTATGATCGAAACGCTGTTACTACTATTCAGTAGTTTCACGATGGGAATTGCCATCTTTAAAATGCGTAATAATGATTTAAAAGGACTTTTAGTTTGGTTTGTTATTACACTTGTTCTTGGTGGAGGATTCCTTTTCTACGAAATTCGTGAGTTTTACATGTACGCAGTTCACGAAGGTGCAACAATGCAAACAAGTGCCTTCTTATCAGGGTTCTTTACACTACTTGGAACGCACGGTCTTCACGTAACAGTCGGTGTATTCTGGGCAATCAGTATTATTATTCAATTAGTAAGACGAGGATTAACACCAGTTACTGCTCGTAAAGTATTTATTATCGGTTTATACTGGCATTTCCTTGATGTTGTATGGATCTTCATCTTCACGCTTGTATACTTGAACGGATTGGTGGGATAA
- a CDS encoding TetR/AcrR family transcriptional regulator, giving the protein MTNRKQQREKILDAAFEVFGSKGYYEAKMIDIAKLAGVSKGTLYLYFSSKESLYIAVNNRSFDEFLYHAKRRTDKCQTFHEKLYSVAKHHLLFFYETKKYPDSFWQAPHQMPEMMGRLHQFFEDYHGLVAKLIEEQKIKNAFLHSKAFCSMLNGYRMDIVSDDDITEEDIMNYAEFIVNLYIEGCYFETQK; this is encoded by the coding sequence ATGACAAACCGAAAACAGCAGCGGGAGAAAATTTTAGATGCTGCTTTTGAAGTGTTCGGATCCAAAGGTTACTATGAAGCAAAAATGATTGATATTGCTAAACTAGCGGGTGTATCTAAAGGAACGCTTTACTTGTACTTTTCGTCTAAAGAGTCGCTTTATATCGCTGTTAATAATCGTTCGTTTGATGAGTTTTTGTATCATGCAAAGCGAAGAACAGATAAATGCCAAACGTTTCACGAAAAGCTCTATTCAGTTGCGAAACATCACCTGCTCTTTTTTTACGAAACTAAAAAATATCCGGACTCTTTTTGGCAAGCCCCTCACCAAATGCCAGAAATGATGGGTCGTCTTCATCAATTTTTTGAGGATTATCACGGGCTTGTTGCTAAATTGATTGAAGAGCAAAAAATAAAAAACGCTTTTTTACACTCAAAAGCGTTTTGCAGCATGTTAAATGGGTATAGGATGGATATCGTTTCCGATGATGATATAACAGAAGAAGATATCATGAACTATGCGGAGTTCATTGTGAACTTATACATTGAAGGTTGCTATTTTGAGACCCAAAAATGA
- a CDS encoding DUF6188 family protein, with protein MNNSSTVINFSYFQEQTVTKVNTDNTLPFSLGFSKGGLVAECPWRLKNKRSILLGQADWKSLHSAEQRQQVEALLLGQRILSIQWYEDIGILRIAFSNGYALDMFHDSSFFEGWDLYGQDGFSFISLPGGACDHQISVCIDSSSAHERR; from the coding sequence ATGAATAACAGCAGCACAGTAATTAATTTTTCATATTTTCAAGAACAAACCGTTACCAAGGTAAACACAGACAACACCCTGCCGTTTTCTCTTGGATTTAGTAAAGGCGGACTTGTGGCAGAATGTCCATGGAGACTAAAAAACAAACGCAGCATCTTGCTTGGTCAAGCAGACTGGAAATCGCTACATTCCGCTGAGCAGCGTCAGCAAGTCGAAGCGCTGCTGCTTGGCCAGCGCATTCTCTCTATACAGTGGTATGAAGATATCGGTATACTTCGAATTGCGTTTTCTAACGGGTATGCGCTAGATATGTTTCATGACAGCTCGTTTTTTGAAGGCTGGGATTTATATGGTCAAGACGGCTTTTCCTTTATCTCGCTTCCAGGGGGAGCGTGCGACCATCAAATTTCAGTTTGTATAGACAGTTCATCAGCACATGAAAGGAGGTGA
- a CDS encoding DUF7674 family protein: MITKQNVIPLLKEACPSFEPSEEINFNDKEELQHELSRVAGHLISLEYNGQLEREPDVFEAIEQLYIEGESDVKEAVTTGLFQAMHEMIIDQQISPEEIGMLLKPHSLKWWKTIDHFSENSAEQ, from the coding sequence ATGATTACAAAACAAAATGTTATTCCATTACTAAAAGAAGCTTGCCCATCTTTTGAGCCAAGCGAAGAAATCAACTTCAACGATAAAGAAGAGCTGCAGCATGAATTAAGCCGAGTAGCGGGTCATTTGATCTCTCTTGAATATAACGGCCAGCTCGAACGTGAACCGGATGTGTTTGAAGCGATTGAACAGCTGTATATAGAAGGTGAATCTGATGTGAAAGAAGCTGTTACAACGGGACTCTTTCAAGCAATGCATGAAATGATTATAGATCAGCAAATTAGTCCAGAAGAAATTGGAATGCTATTAAAACCTCACTCACTGAAGTGGTGGAAAACGATTGACCACTTTAGCGAAAATAGTGCGGAACAGTAA
- the qoxD gene encoding cytochrome aa3 quinol oxidase subunit IV, producing MENKQGQKAGFPLSHVFGLILSLALTFAALGLVVLADLSRSITMTLIMILALLQAAMQLVMFMHMTESENGKVQVANILYSFFIALCIVVGTLWILAAHFNH from the coding sequence ATGGAAAATAAACAAGGCCAAAAAGCAGGTTTTCCGCTTAGTCATGTATTTGGGCTTATCCTTTCACTAGCCTTAACATTCGCAGCGCTTGGTTTAGTAGTGCTAGCTGATCTATCAAGAAGCATTACGATGACTCTTATCATGATCCTAGCGTTATTACAAGCAGCAATGCAGCTAGTAATGTTCATGCACATGACTGAAAGTGAAAATGGTAAAGTACAGGTTGCAAATATTCTTTACAGTTTCTTTATTGCACTTTGTATCGTTGTTGGTACACTGTGGATTCTTGCAGCTCACTTTAACCATTAA
- a CDS encoding LCP family protein, with product MKKYKVGVLAACMLLLGTAGFGIVYQHQTSAKEQPHSFNVLVMGVDERPGDTGRSDVLMVVNLDKSHNKAKVMPIPRDTRVHIDGKGTDEKINHAYRYGGIPLTVRTVENFLNIDVDYYVKVNMEGFKDVVDELGGVNVNNPFPFVFDSFIFPEGENALNGEKALAYVRMRHEDPKGDLGRNNRQRQVVEALLDKGMNMSTVKNIPSLLTLAKKHIQTNIDVSDAFTMYNVIKNGRPDFETVTVKGEGQMVDGTWYYVVKPSEKKQLSAMFQQTH from the coding sequence ATGAAAAAATACAAAGTAGGCGTCTTAGCGGCATGTATGTTGCTTTTAGGAACCGCTGGGTTTGGAATTGTCTATCAGCATCAAACATCTGCTAAAGAGCAGCCTCATTCGTTTAATGTACTCGTTATGGGCGTAGATGAAAGGCCAGGCGATACGGGCCGCTCAGATGTATTAATGGTGGTCAATTTAGATAAAAGCCATAATAAAGCAAAGGTTATGCCGATCCCTAGAGATACGCGCGTGCACATTGATGGAAAAGGGACGGATGAGAAAATTAACCATGCTTATCGATACGGAGGCATTCCTTTAACCGTGCGCACGGTTGAGAATTTTTTAAATATTGACGTTGACTACTATGTGAAAGTAAATATGGAGGGGTTCAAAGATGTAGTCGATGAACTTGGCGGCGTGAACGTGAATAACCCGTTTCCTTTTGTCTTTGATTCATTTATCTTTCCTGAAGGAGAAAATGCGTTGAACGGTGAAAAAGCTCTTGCCTATGTACGGATGAGACATGAAGACCCAAAAGGTGATTTAGGAAGAAACAATCGCCAGCGTCAAGTGGTGGAAGCTCTATTAGATAAAGGAATGAACATGTCAACGGTGAAAAATATCCCAAGTCTTCTCACGCTCGCAAAAAAGCATATCCAAACGAATATTGATGTCAGCGATGCATTTACGATGTATAACGTCATTAAGAATGGACGGCCTGATTTCGAAACGGTAACGGTAAAAGGAGAAGGACAAATGGTAGATGGTACATGGTATTATGTTGTAAAACCATCTGAAAAAAAGCAGCTGAGCGCTATGTTTCAACAAACCCATTAA
- a CDS encoding efflux RND transporter permease subunit, translated as MNFLTRFSLKNAVAVFIVSFLLILAGLYSFSKLKIDLLPNIEFPQLSIEATYPGASPDDVNESVTSKIEDQVKGIEGVKSVQSVSYENVGIINLEFPFNTDLDKVEQQINSSIKELDLPESSNVDVNRFSFGSFPIFNISLFAKDDANLEKVLNDEVIPELNKIQGINSVSVGGVKEDLLQITVDKEKAAQAGLTLDGMKEQINQKAVSFPAGTLNGKELQIPVRVEEKVATIDALKKIQLKSTMNPEAQPVKLGDIAKVEAVTEQGEYTRYDGKDALSMAITKKQDANTVEVANETMKILKKYDDQLDYAIGFDSADGIEKSVETLVREGLLGALFASLAVLIFLRNFRATIIAIISIPLSLLVSAIFLNQLDISLNIMTLGGMAVAVGRVVDDSIVVIENIFRRVRRSEEGMSNELVESSTKEILKAITSSTITTVVVFLPIGFVGGITGEFFLPFALTVVFSLLASLLVAITIVPILAKFAFKKVPPEEKEGKLQRGYAKAIAWSLNHKIKILILSFILLFGSFALVPSLGFTFIPNEEQKMLQANVQLPASTSLEKTNDVSLKIEKMFADQNEISDVTTEVGSRDFSTGVKRPNQVGYFLNVKEGVNVDTFIDKVQKKMESITKEESPKATVNVQEASTGGPPTNNNVTVDLYSSNLDDLQKAAKQVENHLNKDKRLKYVTNNFSDKQKQLVVEVDPDKAAEYGVSGFQLLGTISDQTKPVSVGDLKLDNTKRAVQLSYDKDLASVKEIKDLQVFTERGPVLVKDIADVRTIDTFTSIQKLDGKVFARVEADIKGDDVQAVTKDVVDGVKKLDLPKDVSLDGGGGSDETVEVFQSLGLAILTAIGLVYLTMLVTFGKARIPFIILSSLIFVPIGSLVGLVIAKEPLSVSVMIGFLMLIGIVTTNAIVLVDRITQNREQKGMTIREALIEAGKTRLRPILMTAFATIAALIPLALTTSSGTLISKGLAITVIGGLTSSTLLTLIIIPVVYELFFARQVKREKQLEKETT; from the coding sequence ATGAATTTTTTGACGAGATTTAGTTTAAAAAATGCGGTAGCTGTGTTTATCGTTTCATTTTTACTTATTTTAGCGGGGCTATATTCATTTTCAAAACTAAAAATTGATTTACTGCCGAATATCGAATTTCCGCAGCTGTCTATTGAAGCAACGTATCCTGGGGCTTCTCCTGATGACGTAAATGAAAGTGTCACGTCGAAAATCGAAGACCAAGTAAAAGGAATTGAAGGCGTTAAAAGCGTACAAAGCGTATCATATGAAAACGTCGGTATTATTAATTTAGAATTCCCGTTTAATACGGATTTAGATAAAGTTGAACAACAAATTAACTCGTCGATAAAAGAATTAGATTTGCCAGAGTCATCAAATGTAGACGTAAACCGTTTTTCATTTGGTTCCTTCCCTATTTTCAACATTTCACTGTTTGCAAAAGATGATGCAAATCTTGAAAAAGTATTAAACGATGAAGTGATTCCTGAATTGAATAAAATTCAAGGTATTAACTCCGTCTCAGTTGGCGGTGTGAAAGAGGACCTTTTACAAATTACGGTCGATAAAGAAAAAGCAGCTCAAGCTGGTTTAACGCTTGATGGGATGAAAGAACAAATTAATCAAAAAGCCGTTTCCTTCCCAGCAGGAACATTAAACGGAAAAGAGCTTCAAATTCCAGTGCGAGTAGAAGAAAAAGTTGCCACGATCGATGCATTAAAGAAAATCCAGCTGAAATCCACGATGAACCCTGAAGCACAGCCTGTGAAACTTGGCGATATTGCCAAAGTCGAAGCCGTAACAGAACAAGGCGAATATACACGCTATGACGGCAAAGATGCGCTGTCGATGGCCATCACAAAAAAGCAAGACGCTAATACGGTTGAAGTGGCCAACGAAACGATGAAGATTTTGAAAAAATATGACGATCAGTTAGACTACGCAATTGGCTTTGACTCAGCTGACGGCATTGAAAAGTCTGTTGAAACATTAGTACGCGAAGGATTGCTCGGGGCATTATTTGCGTCACTCGCCGTGCTGATTTTCTTGCGTAACTTCCGTGCGACAATCATTGCGATTATATCGATTCCATTATCGCTGTTAGTATCAGCTATTTTCTTAAACCAGCTTGATATTTCGCTTAATATTATGACACTAGGTGGAATGGCTGTAGCCGTTGGGCGCGTAGTAGATGACAGTATTGTTGTGATTGAGAACATTTTCAGACGCGTTCGCCGTTCAGAAGAAGGCATGAGCAATGAGCTTGTCGAATCGTCCACAAAAGAGATTTTAAAAGCGATTACCTCGTCTACGATTACAACGGTTGTCGTATTCTTGCCAATCGGCTTTGTAGGAGGAATTACAGGAGAGTTCTTCTTGCCGTTTGCCTTAACAGTTGTTTTTTCACTGTTAGCATCTCTTCTTGTAGCGATTACAATCGTGCCGATTCTCGCAAAGTTTGCATTTAAAAAAGTACCGCCTGAAGAAAAAGAAGGAAAGCTGCAGCGCGGGTATGCAAAAGCGATTGCATGGTCGCTTAATCATAAAATCAAAATTTTGATTTTATCCTTTATTTTACTGTTTGGATCATTTGCGCTTGTTCCTTCACTTGGCTTTACGTTTATTCCAAATGAAGAACAAAAAATGCTTCAAGCCAACGTTCAATTACCGGCATCTACGTCCCTTGAAAAAACAAACGATGTATCCTTAAAAATTGAAAAGATGTTTGCGGACCAAAACGAAATTTCAGACGTGACAACGGAAGTTGGATCACGTGACTTTTCAACAGGTGTAAAACGTCCGAACCAAGTTGGCTATTTCTTGAATGTAAAAGAAGGCGTGAATGTCGATACGTTTATTGATAAAGTTCAAAAGAAAATGGAAAGCATCACGAAAGAAGAATCACCGAAAGCAACAGTTAATGTGCAAGAAGCATCAACAGGAGGGCCGCCTACAAATAATAACGTGACGGTTGATTTATATTCTTCTAATTTAGATGACTTGCAAAAGGCAGCTAAGCAAGTGGAAAACCACTTAAACAAAGACAAACGTCTTAAATATGTAACAAATAACTTCTCAGATAAGCAAAAGCAGCTTGTAGTAGAAGTAGATCCTGATAAAGCCGCAGAGTACGGGGTATCTGGATTTCAGCTGCTCGGTACAATCTCTGATCAAACCAAACCGGTATCGGTTGGAGACTTAAAATTGGATAATACAAAACGAGCGGTTCAGCTTTCGTACGATAAAGACCTTGCCTCAGTAAAAGAAATTAAAGACCTGCAAGTGTTTACAGAGAGAGGGCCTGTGTTAGTAAAAGATATCGCTGACGTTCGTACAATTGATACGTTCACTTCTATTCAAAAGCTCGACGGTAAAGTATTTGCGCGAGTAGAAGCAGACATCAAAGGCGATGATGTTCAAGCTGTGACCAAAGATGTTGTAGATGGAGTGAAAAAGCTAGACTTGCCGAAAGATGTGAGCTTGGATGGAGGAGGCGGAAGCGACGAGACAGTAGAAGTCTTCCAATCTCTAGGTCTAGCCATTTTAACAGCAATCGGCCTTGTGTATTTAACAATGCTCGTTACGTTTGGAAAAGCGCGTATTCCATTTATCATTTTATCGTCACTCATTTTTGTGCCAATCGGTTCGTTAGTTGGTCTTGTCATTGCAAAAGAACCGCTGTCTGTCAGCGTCATGATTGGATTCTTAATGCTGATTGGAATCGTTACAACAAACGCGATTGTGCTTGTAGATCGAATTACCCAAAATCGTGAACAAAAAGGCATGACAATCCGCGAAGCCCTTATTGAAGCTGGGAAAACGCGATTGCGTCCAATTTTAATGACGGCGTTTGCTACCATTGCTGCTTTAATCCCGCTGGCGCTTACTACGTCAAGCGGAACGCTGATTTCAAAAGGCTTAGCCATCACGGTAATTGGAGGACTTACGTCATCTACTCTTCTTACTTTAATTATTATTCCAGTTGTATACGAACTCTTCTTCGCAAGACAAGTAAAAAGAGAAAAACAGCTGGAAAAAGAAACGACATAA
- a CDS encoding GNAT family N-acetyltransferase — MIALRPFSKKDFKQLMDWIPSESFMVQWSGSSFSFPLTPRQLKHYIRYANEDGASTYAFSVIDDNEQLIGHISLAHIDYYHKTGRIGRVLLGEKYRGKGFCAHMFEKVLAFGFEELGLHRISLGVFDFNERAIQSYERIGFTREGLLRDVRLVDGQYWSLIEMSMLESEWAQRDVHQKSS; from the coding sequence GTGATAGCTCTACGACCGTTCTCCAAAAAAGACTTTAAACAGCTAATGGATTGGATTCCCTCCGAGTCATTTATGGTGCAATGGAGCGGCTCTAGCTTTTCTTTTCCGCTTACTCCTAGACAGTTAAAACACTACATTCGATATGCAAATGAAGATGGTGCCTCTACCTATGCTTTTTCTGTAATAGATGACAATGAACAGCTTATTGGGCATATTTCCCTGGCTCATATTGATTATTATCATAAAACAGGAAGAATTGGCCGAGTGCTGCTTGGTGAAAAGTATAGAGGAAAAGGGTTTTGCGCGCACATGTTTGAAAAAGTGTTAGCTTTCGGTTTTGAAGAACTGGGCCTTCACCGAATTTCGCTCGGCGTCTTTGATTTTAACGAGCGGGCGATTCAGTCTTATGAACGAATTGGCTTTACACGCGAAGGCCTTCTTCGAGATGTCCGGCTTGTAGATGGACAGTACTGGAGCTTAATTGAAATGAGTATGCTAGAAAGTGAATGGGCACAGCGTGATGTGCATCAAAAATCAAGCTAA
- a CDS encoding undecaprenyl-diphosphate phosphatase, which produces MSWFEAFILGIIQGLTEFLPISSTGHLYLGRHLFGLDDAGLYLDTMLHMGTLLAVFVFYKRELWHIIRHPFSKLTGLLVIGTIPAVAIGLLFKDYFDSISKSGLTIGWEFLATGLLLWFGDSVKNGYKKMAHISYGDAFFIGSFQAAAIFPAVSRSGLTMVAALMRKLDRETAAYFSFLLSTPAICGAVLLQLKDVVTGEVEQLSVFFLFVATLSSALFGYVAVKWMVNYLKHHSLKTFAIYVWILGAVVLVCQFTGVF; this is translated from the coding sequence ATGTCGTGGTTTGAAGCATTTATTTTGGGAATCATTCAGGGGCTTACAGAGTTTTTACCGATAAGCAGCACGGGGCATTTGTATTTAGGGCGCCACTTATTTGGCTTAGACGATGCAGGATTGTATTTAGATACGATGCTGCACATGGGCACTCTGCTTGCTGTGTTTGTCTTTTATAAGCGTGAGCTATGGCATATTATTCGGCATCCGTTTAGCAAGCTTACAGGGCTTTTAGTGATAGGAACGATCCCTGCAGTTGCGATTGGTCTTTTGTTTAAAGACTATTTTGACAGCATTTCTAAATCAGGCTTAACGATCGGCTGGGAATTTCTTGCGACGGGACTGCTGTTATGGTTTGGTGATTCCGTAAAAAATGGCTATAAAAAAATGGCTCATATTTCATACGGAGATGCTTTTTTTATCGGCTCGTTTCAAGCAGCTGCGATATTCCCTGCTGTATCCAGGTCTGGCTTAACGATGGTAGCTGCGTTAATGCGAAAATTAGACCGTGAAACAGCCGCTTATTTTTCCTTTTTATTGTCGACTCCGGCCATTTGCGGAGCAGTGTTACTTCAGTTAAAAGATGTAGTCACAGGTGAAGTCGAGCAGCTCTCCGTTTTCTTTTTATTCGTCGCTACCCTTTCATCTGCTTTATTCGGTTATGTAGCGGTAAAATGGATGGTCAATTATTTAAAGCATCATTCGTTAAAAACGTTTGCGATTTACGTTTGGATATTAGGTGCAGTCGTGCTTGTTTGTCAGTTTACGGGGGTGTTTTAA
- the hutI gene encoding imidazolonepropionase → MSKKALWIKNASQVVTAKENKGPLAGKEMRNLTVIENGSVWIEGDQIVTVGTTKELEQKYERERNDATIIDASHKIVTPGLIDPHTHAVYAGSREEEFYRRFERPTSYLDLLEEGGGIHSTVVQTQEEYAYRIYQQSYERLTSFLAHGVTTVEVKSGYGLELETELKQLQIAKMLNDTHPVDVISTFLGAHVVPLAYKRDTQKYVNLLIHEMIPQISSYKLAAFNDAVCLPNAFSFQQCQEILEAGKSHGMLPKIHADPFEYCRGAELAAEVGAISADYLLYASDEGLKKLAEKRIVATLLPGNSLFVGMKWPDARKMIDLGVPVTLSTDCNPGSSPTTSQQFVMNLACMNMNMSPEEVLVATTINAAHAINQGDKIGSIEAGKQADLAIFNVSSYRTLQYQYGLNHIDSVVKKGEVVVENGKVL, encoded by the coding sequence ATGTCCAAAAAAGCGCTATGGATTAAAAATGCTTCGCAAGTTGTAACGGCCAAAGAAAATAAAGGTCCTTTAGCTGGAAAAGAAATGAGAAACTTGACGGTGATTGAAAATGGCTCAGTCTGGATAGAAGGAGATCAAATTGTGACCGTAGGTACAACAAAAGAGCTAGAACAAAAATATGAAAGGGAAAGGAATGACGCAACCATTATTGATGCTTCTCATAAAATTGTGACTCCGGGTCTGATTGATCCTCATACACACGCTGTGTACGCTGGCTCTCGTGAAGAAGAATTTTATAGGCGATTTGAAAGACCAACTTCTTACTTGGATTTATTAGAAGAAGGTGGAGGTATTCACTCCACTGTCGTTCAAACACAGGAAGAATATGCGTACCGGATTTATCAGCAGAGCTATGAGCGTCTTACGTCTTTTCTAGCTCACGGAGTCACGACTGTAGAAGTCAAAAGCGGGTACGGCTTAGAACTAGAAACAGAACTGAAGCAGCTGCAAATCGCTAAAATGCTGAATGATACACACCCAGTTGATGTCATAAGCACCTTCTTAGGAGCACACGTCGTACCTTTAGCATATAAAAGAGATACGCAGAAATACGTCAATTTACTTATTCACGAAATGATTCCTCAAATTTCTTCTTATAAGCTCGCAGCATTTAATGATGCTGTATGTCTTCCAAATGCTTTTTCATTCCAACAATGTCAAGAAATACTCGAAGCCGGGAAAAGCCATGGCATGCTTCCTAAAATACATGCCGACCCCTTTGAATACTGCAGAGGAGCAGAGCTCGCAGCAGAGGTAGGAGCGATATCAGCAGATTATCTTTTGTATGCTTCTGATGAAGGGTTAAAGAAACTGGCTGAAAAACGGATCGTAGCCACACTTTTACCGGGGAATTCCTTATTTGTTGGAATGAAATGGCCAGATGCTAGAAAAATGATCGATTTAGGCGTTCCGGTTACTCTTTCTACAGACTGCAATCCAGGTTCATCTCCAACGACTTCACAGCAATTTGTGATGAATCTGGCATGTATGAATATGAACATGAGTCCTGAAGAAGTGCTTGTAGCCACAACTATTAACGCAGCTCATGCTATTAATCAAGGAGATAAGATTGGGAGTATTGAAGCCGGAAAACAAGCTGACTTAGCGATTTTTAATGTCTCTAGTTATCGAACCCTTCAATATCAGTATGGCTTGAATCATATTGATAGCGTAGTGAAAAAAGGAGAAGTAGTTGTAGAAAACGGTAAAGTTTTGTAA